In Spinacia oleracea cultivar Varoflay chromosome 5, BTI_SOV_V1, whole genome shotgun sequence, a single window of DNA contains:
- the LOC130461763 gene encoding proline-rich receptor-like protein kinase PERK10, with protein sequence MTSSPATTVTSGHYPHRRPSSPPATTTWQPPSPLATITAGHQPHRRPPSFDHHHPATDHHYNRRQPPTSSRPLPSPPATITAGHHHRRPPSSTSPTI encoded by the coding sequence ATGACATCATCGCCGGCAACCACCGTAACCTCCGGTCACTACCCTCACCGCCGGCCATCATCACCGCCAGCAACCACCACCTGGCAACCACCATCACCGCTGGCAACCATCACCGCCGGCCACCAACCACATCGCCGGCCACCATCATTCGACCACCATCATCCAGCAACCGACCACCATTATAATCGCCGGCAACCACCAACATCATCCCGGCCACTACCATCACCGCCGGCCACCATCACTGCCGGCCACCATCACCGCCGGCCACCATCATCCACATCGCCGACCAtctaa